A stretch of Macadamia integrifolia cultivar HAES 741 chromosome 7, SCU_Mint_v3, whole genome shotgun sequence DNA encodes these proteins:
- the LOC122085099 gene encoding 2-alkenal reductase (NADP(+)-dependent)-like codes for MTKGEEVSNKQVVFRDYVHGPLKETDMVLSTSTTHLKVPQDSKAILVKNIYLACDPRTKILLIEPGLAIRGFGVAKVLDSDHPDFKEGDFVWGITTWEEYSLIKTPESLFKIHNTDVPLSYYTGILGMPGLSAYAGFFELCSPKKGEYVFVSSAYGGVGQIVGQFAKLMGCYVVGSAGSDDKVNLLKNKFRFDEAFNYKKEHDLAAALKRYFPDGIDIYFENVGGKMLDAVLLNMRHHGRIAACGMISQFNLEQHEGVHNLFNLISKRIRMEGFVVHDHYHLYPKFLDFTLQYIKEGKLVYTEDIIEGLEKGPSALIRLFAGQTVGKPVIRVSHE; via the exons ATGaccaaaggagaagaagttAGCAACAAGCAAGTTGTCTTCAGAGACTATGTACATGGGCCACTCAAAGAAACAGACATGGTTTTGAGCACAAGCACCACCCATCTAAAGGTTCCTCAAGACTCCAAAGCCATTCTGGTGAAGAATATCTACTTAGCTTGTGATCCCAGAACAAAAATACTCTTAATCGAGCCTGGCTTG GCTATCCGTGGGTTTGGAGTAGCTAAAGTCTTGGATTCTGATCATCCAGACTTTAAAGAAGGTGACTTTGTATGGGGGATCACTACATGGGAAGAGTACAGCCTCATTAAGACACCTGAGTCCTTGTTTAAGATTCACAACACTGATGTACCTCTCTCTTACTATACTGGAATTTTGG GTATGCCAGGTCTAAGTGCTTATGCTGGTTTCTTTGAGCTTTGTTCTCCTAAGAAAGGAGAGTATGTCTTTGTGTCATCAGCATATGGTGGAGTTGGGCAGATTGTTGGACAATTTGCTAAGTTGATGGGTTGCTATGTAGTTGGAAGCGCTGGCTCTGATGACAAG GTCAATTTATTGAAGAACAAGTTTCGGTTTGATGAGGCTTTCAACTACAAAAAAGAGCATGATTTGGCTGCAGCTTTGAAAAG GTACTTCCCAGATGGTATTGACATTTACTTTGAGAACGTAGGTGGTAAAATGCTGGATGCAGTTTTACTCAACATGAGACACCATGGCCGCATTGCTGCGTGTGGAATGATCTCACAATTCAACCTTGAGCAACATGAAGGAGTTCACAATTTGTTTAACCTCATCTCTAAGAGGATTCGAATGGAGGGTTTTGTAGTTCATGATCACTATCACCTCTATCCCAAGTTTCTGGATTTTACTCTTCAATACATCAAAGAAGGGAAGTTGGTATATACAGAAGATATTATTGAAGGCCTTGAGAAAGGACCTTCTGCCTTAATAAGACTCTTTGCTGGCCAAACAGTTGGAAAACCGGTTATTCGTGTCTCTCATGAATGA